In one window of uncultured Draconibacterium sp. DNA:
- a CDS encoding efflux RND transporter periplasmic adaptor subunit, whose product MAVKRKHIIITAAVICVIAIAAFAGSFTASQSEKIYVVEKGPFEATLACKGEINGLISTPIPVPEILGDRELRIWELKILDLAQDGKYVKKGDFIMQLDANQIMSGMRQEQQNLETADADLNNAQIDSTVLLTGLREDIKNAMLDLEYNKIDLEQSIYESAAYQRKAQMTYKKAENTIAKKRRDYQLEQNKLKMRVARYEERVKRSQDKIAKFQQAMQAARITAPEDGIVIFGESWDGTKYSKDGDISTWSNGPPIATLPDMSEVISEIYVKEIDISKINVGDKVRVKFDALEGVVISGKINSIARVGEDHKDFDMKVFKVLIHLDESNDGLKPSMSSNNEIILAQKEEALFVPIKAVISENGKDFVYLSKHNEKEKTPVITGFENDEFVLIESGLQEGDKVILNPILEEI is encoded by the coding sequence ATGGCCGTAAAAAGAAAACATATTATAATTACTGCAGCTGTAATTTGCGTTATTGCTATTGCAGCTTTTGCCGGATCGTTTACTGCAAGCCAGTCGGAGAAAATCTATGTGGTTGAAAAAGGCCCTTTTGAAGCGACATTAGCCTGCAAAGGAGAAATTAACGGTTTAATTTCTACGCCCATTCCAGTGCCCGAAATACTCGGCGACAGAGAACTAAGGATTTGGGAACTAAAAATTCTGGATTTGGCACAAGATGGCAAGTACGTAAAAAAAGGCGATTTTATTATGCAACTCGATGCCAACCAGATAATGTCTGGGATGCGCCAGGAACAGCAAAACCTTGAAACGGCGGATGCTGACCTGAATAATGCACAAATAGATAGCACGGTGCTATTAACCGGTCTTAGGGAGGATATAAAAAATGCCATGCTCGATTTGGAATACAATAAGATCGATTTGGAGCAATCGATTTACGAATCGGCAGCCTACCAGCGAAAGGCCCAAATGACTTATAAAAAAGCAGAAAATACAATTGCCAAAAAGCGGCGCGATTACCAGCTTGAACAAAATAAGCTAAAAATGAGGGTGGCCCGCTATGAAGAACGAGTAAAACGCAGTCAGGATAAAATAGCTAAATTCCAACAAGCTATGCAAGCGGCACGTATTACGGCTCCTGAAGACGGAATTGTTATTTTTGGCGAAAGCTGGGATGGCACAAAATATAGTAAAGACGGCGATATTTCAACCTGGTCGAACGGCCCGCCGATTGCCACTTTACCCGATATGTCGGAAGTGATATCGGAGATCTACGTAAAAGAGATCGATATTTCGAAGATAAACGTGGGCGATAAAGTAAGAGTTAAGTTCGATGCCCTTGAAGGAGTTGTAATCAGCGGCAAAATAAATTCGATTGCACGTGTTGGCGAGGACCATAAAGATTTCGACATGAAAGTTTTTAAGGTACTTATTCATCTTGATGAGTCGAACGACGGGTTAAAGCCTTCCATGTCGAGCAATAATGAAATAATTCTGGCCCAAAAAGAGGAAGCTTTGTTTGTTCCGATAAAAGCTGTTATTAGCGAAAATGGCAAAGATTTTGTTTACCTTTCAAAACATAACGAAAAGGAAAAAACTCCGGTAATCACTGGTTTCGAGAATGACGAATTTGTGCTGATAGAAAGCGGACTTCAGGAAGGCGACAAAGTAATTTTGAACCCGATATTGGAAGAAATTTAG
- the ppk2 gene encoding polyphosphate kinase 2, with amino-acid sequence MENKDEKYTRKGKLSKKFYEKELNRLQVELVRLQEWIKFKGLKVVVIFEGRDAAGKGGTIKRIIQTLNPRICRVVALGTPTEREKTQWYFQRYAPHLPASGEMVLFDRSWYNRAGVEKVMGFCTNEEYWEFLRSCPNFERMLIRSGIILIKYWFSVSQDEQEKRFRARLNEPTKRWKLSPMDIKSMEKFEEYSKAKDEMFAYTDTKISPWLMVDADDKKRARLNCIHHLLSSIPYKELEQPEIVLPERQERKGYIRPPLDEMTYVPEVY; translated from the coding sequence ATGGAAAATAAGGACGAAAAATACACCAGAAAAGGAAAGCTCTCGAAAAAATTTTACGAAAAAGAACTCAACAGATTGCAGGTTGAACTGGTTCGCCTGCAGGAATGGATAAAGTTTAAAGGACTAAAAGTAGTGGTGATTTTTGAAGGGCGCGATGCAGCCGGAAAAGGAGGAACCATTAAACGCATTATTCAAACACTAAACCCACGAATTTGCCGCGTTGTTGCGCTGGGAACTCCAACCGAACGCGAAAAAACACAATGGTATTTTCAGCGTTATGCTCCTCATCTTCCCGCTTCCGGCGAAATGGTTTTGTTCGACCGCAGCTGGTATAACCGGGCCGGTGTTGAAAAAGTAATGGGCTTTTGTACCAACGAAGAATACTGGGAATTTCTTCGCTCGTGTCCTAATTTCGAACGCATGCTAATCCGTTCGGGTATTATTCTTATAAAATACTGGTTTTCCGTAAGTCAGGATGAACAGGAGAAACGTTTCAGGGCGCGGTTGAATGAACCAACAAAACGGTGGAAACTGAGCCCGATGGACATTAAATCGATGGAAAAGTTTGAGGAGTATTCAAAAGCGAAAGATGAAATGTTTGCTTACACCGACACAAAAATAAGCCCGTGGTTAATGGTTGATGCCGACGACAAAAAACGAGCGCGGCTGAATTGTATCCATCACTTATTATCGTCAATCCCCTATAAGGAACTGGAACAACCAGAGATTGTACTTCCTGAACGACAGGAAAGAAAAGGGTATATCCGCCCGCCGCTGGATGAAATGACATACGTGCCGGAAGTTTATTAA
- a CDS encoding DUF1338 domain-containing protein, giving the protein MKVTAKEITKALLTRLWVMYLDRVSYAREYQRLVTDKGGSVVNDHIAFRTFNTHTGEQPEGIRAIKHIISCLEYVPVEKYNFKKKKLNAVHFEHPDPMFPKLFVSQLEVEELPEWAQQIIKNTVKETPYLLSDESIALLATLKEKGELPRVAGEMLVNDLAQYFRRPWNVPNKDDVLKVNDVSQYAAWVLLHGNAVNHFTAFVNYQNVSEWPDLESTCKGMADAGIPMKEALEGEKGSKLQQSATLAVKEEVEVKGDDGIEKMPWTYAYYELAERGLVIENGEEKLFSGFLGEQARHLFDMTRTRDN; this is encoded by the coding sequence ATGAAAGTTACAGCAAAAGAAATTACCAAAGCATTACTCACTCGGCTGTGGGTTATGTATCTCGATCGCGTTTCGTATGCCCGGGAGTACCAGCGTTTGGTTACTGATAAGGGAGGTAGCGTTGTTAACGATCACATTGCCTTTCGAACATTTAACACACACACCGGTGAACAGCCGGAAGGAATAAGAGCAATAAAACACATTATTTCCTGCCTCGAATATGTTCCGGTTGAGAAATATAATTTCAAGAAGAAAAAACTGAACGCCGTTCATTTTGAACATCCCGATCCCATGTTTCCTAAATTGTTTGTAAGCCAGTTAGAGGTGGAAGAGTTACCTGAATGGGCGCAGCAAATAATAAAGAATACGGTAAAAGAAACACCTTATTTATTATCGGATGAGAGTATTGCATTATTAGCTACTTTGAAAGAAAAGGGTGAATTACCCCGGGTGGCAGGAGAAATGCTGGTAAACGATTTGGCTCAATATTTCAGAAGGCCATGGAATGTTCCGAATAAAGACGATGTTTTAAAAGTAAATGATGTGTCGCAATATGCTGCCTGGGTTCTTTTGCATGGTAACGCGGTGAATCATTTTACAGCTTTTGTAAACTATCAGAACGTAAGTGAGTGGCCCGATCTGGAATCAACCTGCAAAGGAATGGCTGATGCCGGAATACCAATGAAAGAGGCACTTGAAGGAGAAAAAGGAAGTAAATTGCAGCAATCGGCTACGTTGGCTGTAAAGGAAGAAGTAGAGGTAAAGGGCGATGATGGAATTGAAAAAATGCCCTGGACCTATGCCTACTACGAATTAGCAGAAAGAGGTTTAGTGATTGAAAATGGGGAGGAGAAATTATTCTCAGGATTTCTTGGAGAGCAGGCGAGGCACCTGTTCGACATGACCAGAACAAGGGATAATTAG
- a CDS encoding PfkB family carbohydrate kinase codes for MAKKIVAFGEVVWDILPNGKVLGGTPSNFVFRCNSLGEKGYLLSRVGDDELGMEAIETLIKLGISDKNVQLDSVFKTGTVEVSFDENDEAVYKVAHDVAFDHIEFSAEALKLVRKADCLVFGLLPQRFGLSKNTLRELIKESPDSLHFFDLKLFEHFFSKKVVKRLLKAANVVRIKEKEIEFLADKLEIEYNQVEDFARKLSEKFKIDVVIITRGSTGVLALHATDGVFFEPGYDLKAIDNVGSGMAFAAGFLHYYLNGKPVDEALKFGNAVGALNTTKMGATSSFTKDDVLEFMKNTSQHKPVL; via the coding sequence ATGGCTAAAAAAATAGTTGCATTTGGAGAGGTTGTTTGGGACATTTTACCTAATGGTAAAGTGTTGGGAGGAACGCCTTCTAATTTCGTTTTTCGGTGTAACTCACTGGGCGAAAAAGGCTATTTACTTTCGCGCGTTGGCGATGATGAACTGGGGATGGAAGCCATTGAAACGCTTATTAAACTAGGTATTTCGGATAAAAATGTTCAGCTCGATTCGGTATTTAAAACCGGAACAGTTGAGGTAAGTTTTGACGAAAACGATGAGGCGGTTTATAAAGTGGCTCATGATGTGGCTTTTGATCATATCGAGTTTTCGGCCGAAGCATTAAAATTGGTTCGCAAAGCCGATTGTTTGGTGTTTGGATTGTTGCCACAACGTTTTGGTCTCTCGAAAAATACTTTACGGGAGCTCATTAAAGAATCGCCCGATTCGCTACACTTTTTCGATCTCAAGTTATTCGAACACTTTTTTAGTAAAAAGGTAGTAAAACGTTTACTCAAAGCGGCCAACGTTGTGCGCATAAAAGAGAAAGAAATCGAATTTTTGGCCGATAAACTGGAAATTGAATATAACCAGGTTGAAGATTTCGCCCGGAAATTATCTGAAAAATTCAAGATCGACGTTGTAATTATCACGCGTGGAAGTACAGGTGTTTTAGCGCTACATGCTACTGACGGCGTATTTTTTGAGCCTGGTTATGATTTAAAAGCAATTGACAATGTTGGATCGGGAATGGCATTTGCCGCCGGATTTTTACATTATTACCTGAATGGTAAACCGGTTGACGAAGCCCTGAAATTCGGGAATGCAGTTGGAGCATTAAATACCACAAAAATGGGTGCAACCAGCTCGTTCACAAAAGACGACGTTCTCGAATTCATGAAAAATACCAGTCAGCACAAGCCTGTGTTATAG
- a CDS encoding ACP phosphodiesterase, translating to MNYLAHLHLSGESEKMLVGNFIGDYIKGNKYLQYDEEIAKGILLHRQIDSFTDAHTLQREARLLFRPEFGLYSGIVVDFIYDHFLAKNWSQYATLRLPVFAKRVHAILLSHFSSLPLRVQGFLPFLIQHKRLVSYASVNGIIHSIKIMGKHSSLPSKSEEVERILLENYTELEINFAAFFTDLLDFVSEKQGVEIKKPDYTTGL from the coding sequence ATGAACTATTTAGCACATCTCCATCTATCGGGCGAATCGGAAAAAATGCTGGTTGGCAATTTTATTGGCGATTATATAAAAGGCAATAAATATCTGCAGTACGATGAAGAAATTGCCAAAGGTATTTTGCTTCATCGACAGATCGATTCGTTTACCGATGCACATACGCTGCAACGGGAAGCCCGGTTGCTGTTCCGCCCCGAATTTGGATTGTATTCGGGAATAGTGGTTGATTTTATTTACGATCATTTTCTGGCAAAAAACTGGAGCCAGTATGCCACCCTTCGCCTGCCGGTTTTTGCTAAACGGGTTCATGCCATTTTACTCAGCCACTTTAGTTCGCTGCCGTTGCGAGTTCAGGGGTTTCTGCCTTTCCTTATTCAACACAAACGTTTGGTTTCGTATGCTTCTGTTAATGGGATTATACATTCGATAAAAATTATGGGAAAGCATTCGAGCCTTCCATCAAAATCAGAAGAAGTTGAAAGGATACTACTGGAAAATTACACGGAACTGGAAATAAATTTCGCGGCCTTTTTCACTGATCTTCTCGATTTTGTATCTGAGAAGCAAGGAGTTGAAATAAAAAAGCCCGATTATACAACCGGGCTCTGA
- a CDS encoding lysine 2,3-aminomutase, which produces MIYRPYSLHNFRQIPQMEFLSEEQKLEIEVVGTVLPFKTDNYVVDELIDWNNFERDPFFILNFPQREMLDKASFNKMASLITSNAPRKTIQEEVNKIRLKLNPNPAGQESNVPVFNGKKLSGIQHKYRETMLFFPTQGQTCHAYCTFCFRWPQFALNDFKFAMKEADTLVEYIKANPHISDVLFTGGDPAVMKTKFFETYFNALLEADIPNLRNIRIGTKSLAYWPYRYTTDEDADDLLRLFEKVKKRGINIALMAHFNHPGELKTEAVQKAVKRLISAGVQIRSQSPLLHHINDHSDIWAENWREQVKLGIIPYYMFIARDTGAQDYFAVTLDRAWKVFRSAYSQVSGVCRTVKGPSMSCNPGKVQIVGVSEVAGEKVFVLNFLQGRDPNWVGRPFFAKYDPDAIWLDDLKPALGESNFFYEQAFLELLA; this is translated from the coding sequence ATGATTTATAGACCTTATTCTCTTCATAACTTTAGGCAAATTCCGCAGATGGAGTTTCTTTCGGAAGAACAGAAACTGGAAATAGAAGTTGTTGGAACGGTTTTGCCTTTTAAAACTGATAATTATGTTGTTGATGAGTTGATCGACTGGAATAATTTTGAACGCGATCCATTTTTTATACTCAATTTTCCGCAACGAGAAATGCTTGACAAAGCCAGTTTTAATAAAATGGCTTCGTTAATTACAAGTAATGCTCCACGAAAAACCATTCAGGAAGAAGTTAATAAAATCAGGTTAAAGCTTAATCCAAACCCTGCCGGACAAGAAAGTAACGTGCCGGTTTTTAATGGTAAAAAGCTAAGTGGCATTCAGCATAAATACCGCGAAACCATGTTGTTTTTTCCAACCCAGGGACAAACCTGCCACGCTTATTGTACATTTTGTTTTCGTTGGCCGCAGTTTGCACTAAACGATTTTAAATTTGCTATGAAAGAGGCGGATACATTGGTAGAATACATAAAAGCCAACCCGCACATTAGCGACGTATTGTTTACCGGTGGCGATCCGGCAGTGATGAAAACCAAATTTTTCGAGACCTATTTTAACGCGCTGCTTGAAGCAGATATTCCGAACCTTCGCAACATTCGTATCGGAACAAAATCGTTGGCTTACTGGCCCTATCGTTATACAACCGACGAGGATGCTGATGATTTATTACGTTTGTTTGAGAAAGTGAAAAAGCGCGGAATAAACATCGCGCTGATGGCGCATTTCAATCACCCGGGAGAATTAAAAACAGAGGCTGTTCAGAAGGCCGTAAAACGACTGATAAGTGCCGGAGTACAGATTCGTTCACAGTCACCTTTGTTACATCATATAAACGACCATAGCGATATTTGGGCCGAAAACTGGCGAGAGCAGGTGAAATTAGGTATCATTCCATATTATATGTTTATTGCCCGTGATACCGGGGCACAGGATTATTTTGCCGTAACGCTCGACCGTGCCTGGAAAGTTTTCAGAAGTGCGTATAGCCAGGTTAGTGGCGTTTGTCGTACGGTAAAAGGGCCAAGTATGTCGTGCAACCCGGGTAAAGTACAAATAGTCGGTGTTAGCGAAGTTGCCGGAGAAAAAGTATTTGTTTTGAACTTTTTACAGGGCCGCGATCCGAATTGGGTCGGTCGCCCGTTTTTTGCCAAATACGATCCGGATGCCATATGGCTCGACGATTTAAAACCCGCTTTGGGCGAGTCTAATTTCTTCTATGAACAAGCATTTCTTGAATTACTTGCATAA
- the rodA gene encoding rod shape-determining protein RodA, with protein MPRRNNILANIDWLTVGLYVLMLFLGWFNIYAALYSDEHQSIFDITQQYGKQLMWIGAAFVLALIIMLLEVNFYVFFSYIIYGVLMLLLLLVPFIGKEINGARSWFEIGPVLFQPAEFTKAATALALARYMSTHGFKLQTTKSLLIIAAIILGPVVLILLQNDTGSALVYFSFVLVLYREGLSGVVLFFGTLIAILFVLALVLANLTLALIMVGVALLMFLIFNPKLKQFLNVAIIYALSIGFFILLSFVINTSFGLAQFILSGAVVGSFIVLYHSVRNKFSNYTKIAIVFIGSILFTISVDYGFENFLESHHKARINELLGIESNPQGAGYHVNQSKIAIGSGGMWGKGYLQGTQTKFDFVPEQSTDFIFCTVGEEWGFAGTLSIILLFLFFFMRLVWLAERQRSTFSRIYGYSVAVILFFHFMVNIGMTIGMMPVIGIPLPFFSYGGSSLWSFTILLFVFIRLDASRLEKLSD; from the coding sequence ATGCCAAGAAGAAATAACATATTAGCAAATATTGACTGGTTAACCGTTGGCCTTTATGTGTTAATGCTGTTTTTAGGCTGGTTTAATATTTACGCAGCTTTGTACAGCGACGAGCATCAAAGTATTTTCGATATTACACAGCAATACGGAAAACAGCTGATGTGGATTGGAGCCGCCTTTGTTTTGGCATTGATAATTATGTTGCTGGAGGTTAATTTCTACGTTTTTTTCTCCTATATCATTTATGGTGTATTAATGCTGTTGCTATTGCTGGTACCTTTTATCGGGAAGGAGATTAATGGTGCCCGGTCCTGGTTTGAGATTGGTCCTGTTCTGTTTCAGCCCGCCGAGTTTACAAAGGCGGCAACTGCTTTGGCCCTGGCCCGTTACATGAGCACGCATGGTTTTAAACTACAAACAACAAAATCGTTACTAATCATTGCGGCAATAATATTGGGGCCGGTGGTTTTAATCTTGTTGCAAAACGATACCGGTTCTGCGTTGGTTTACTTTTCGTTTGTTCTGGTGTTATATCGCGAAGGCTTATCGGGAGTGGTACTATTCTTTGGAACCTTGATCGCTATTCTTTTTGTTTTGGCTCTGGTGTTGGCCAATCTCACCCTGGCATTAATTATGGTTGGAGTGGCTTTACTAATGTTTCTGATTTTTAATCCAAAGCTCAAACAGTTTTTAAATGTTGCCATTATTTATGCCTTGTCCATCGGTTTTTTTATTCTTTTAAGTTTTGTGATAAACACATCGTTCGGGCTGGCACAATTTATACTTTCCGGAGCCGTAGTAGGCTCATTTATTGTATTGTATCATAGTGTTCGGAATAAGTTTTCGAATTATACAAAGATTGCAATTGTATTTATTGGTTCCATCTTGTTCACTATTTCGGTTGATTATGGTTTCGAGAATTTTTTGGAGTCTCATCACAAGGCACGGATAAACGAGTTGCTGGGGATTGAGTCGAATCCGCAGGGTGCCGGCTACCACGTTAACCAAAGTAAGATTGCCATTGGATCGGGAGGAATGTGGGGAAAAGGCTATCTTCAAGGTACACAAACCAAATTTGATTTTGTACCTGAACAGAGTACCGATTTTATATTTTGTACTGTAGGTGAAGAGTGGGGATTTGCTGGAACCCTGTCCATAATTTTGCTTTTTCTGTTCTTCTTTATGCGCCTTGTCTGGCTTGCAGAGCGGCAACGATCAACATTCTCGCGTATTTACGGTTATTCGGTGGCAGTGATCCTCTTTTTTCATTTTATGGTAAACATTGGGATGACCATTGGCATGATGCCCGTTATCGGCATACCACTCCCGTTCTTTAGTTATGGTGGTTCTTCGTTGTGGTCGTTTACAATTTTGTTGTTTGTATTTATTCGACTGGATGCCAGTCGTTTAGAGAAGCTTTCTGACTAG
- the mrdA gene encoding penicillin-binding protein 2: MNNLSKRSYIVAAIFVVVGLIYIIDLFRLQVMDSDYKQSATNQVLREVVQYPARGLVYDRNGELLVYNTTAYDLMVTPREVGEFDTLLLCNLLDITPTVLEEGIAKAQKYSPYKPSVLIKQISPENFALLQEQLYKFKGFHSQTRTLRKYSYPVAAHVLGYVGEVNASDIKRDNYYKSGDYIGQSGVEKTYEKQLRGVKGVKKIMVDVHVRNQGSYLNGAEDKPAEIGKNLVSTIDIDLQLYAEELFQNKKGAVVAIEPKTGEILAMLSAPTYDPGMLVGRVRGKNFSQLQNDTLMPLFDRSLQARYPPGSTFKPFNILIGLQEGAINNATRIVCNGKASSPIKCTHNHISPASVIDAVRESCNPFLWNTFRNTINKYPTTAEGFHVWSEYVKRFGLGEKVSSEFYNENMGLRPTVAYYNRVHKGDWWQALTVRSLAIGQGELGTTPLQMANLAAILANRGYYYQPHIIKEVENDTVRSSFSVKHETGIEDQYFEPVFEGMRQVTIARLNRSVPGISYCGKTGTIENNQGIDHGAYMAFAPADDPQIALCVYVEHSKWGASYAAPIASLLIEKYLNDSIANNRLIYEKQMMEAVLTDPHNPLLAD, encoded by the coding sequence ATGAACAATTTGTCGAAACGAAGTTATATTGTTGCAGCCATTTTTGTTGTGGTTGGATTGATCTATATCATCGATCTGTTCCGGTTACAGGTAATGGATTCTGATTATAAGCAATCCGCTACAAACCAGGTTTTGCGCGAAGTTGTTCAGTATCCGGCACGTGGACTGGTTTACGACCGGAATGGAGAGCTGCTGGTGTACAATACAACGGCCTACGACCTGATGGTTACACCGCGCGAAGTGGGAGAATTTGATACGCTTTTGTTATGTAATTTGCTCGATATTACTCCTACTGTTCTGGAAGAGGGGATAGCTAAAGCCCAAAAATATTCGCCCTACAAACCTTCGGTGTTGATTAAACAGATATCGCCTGAGAATTTTGCCTTATTGCAGGAACAGCTGTATAAGTTTAAAGGATTTCACTCGCAAACCAGGACATTACGTAAATATTCATACCCGGTAGCAGCTCATGTTTTAGGTTATGTAGGCGAGGTCAATGCTTCCGACATCAAACGAGACAACTACTATAAATCGGGCGATTATATTGGGCAAAGCGGGGTAGAAAAAACCTACGAAAAGCAGCTGCGTGGCGTTAAAGGTGTAAAAAAGATAATGGTTGACGTACATGTCCGCAACCAGGGCTCGTACCTGAATGGAGCAGAAGATAAACCTGCAGAAATAGGTAAAAACCTGGTGTCGACAATCGATATCGATTTGCAACTATATGCCGAAGAACTGTTTCAGAATAAAAAGGGAGCAGTAGTTGCCATTGAACCAAAAACTGGCGAGATACTTGCCATGCTGAGTGCGCCGACATACGATCCCGGTATGTTGGTGGGCAGGGTTCGTGGAAAGAACTTTAGCCAGCTGCAAAACGATACCTTGATGCCTTTGTTTGATAGGTCGCTGCAAGCTCGTTATCCGCCGGGGTCGACATTTAAACCATTCAACATTTTAATAGGCTTGCAGGAAGGTGCGATCAATAATGCCACACGAATTGTGTGTAATGGTAAGGCATCAAGTCCGATCAAGTGTACACATAATCATATTTCGCCGGCAAGTGTTATCGATGCTGTGCGCGAGTCGTGTAACCCGTTTTTGTGGAATACTTTCCGAAATACGATCAATAAATATCCAACTACAGCTGAAGGATTTCATGTGTGGAGTGAGTATGTAAAACGTTTTGGGCTGGGAGAAAAAGTAAGCTCCGAGTTTTACAATGAAAATATGGGACTACGACCTACAGTCGCATATTACAATAGGGTGCATAAAGGAGATTGGTGGCAGGCACTCACTGTACGTTCGCTGGCAATTGGACAAGGAGAGTTGGGAACAACCCCTCTGCAAATGGCCAATCTGGCAGCTATTCTGGCCAACAGAGGGTATTATTATCAACCTCACATTATTAAAGAAGTTGAGAATGATACGGTGAGAAGTAGTTTTTCGGTTAAACACGAAACCGGAATTGAAGATCAATATTTCGAACCGGTTTTTGAAGGTATGCGACAGGTGACGATAGCACGTTTGAATCGTTCTGTTCCCGGAATCAGCTATTGCGGAAAAACCGGAACAATTGAAAATAATCAGGGGATCGATCATGGAGCGTACATGGCATTTGCACCCGCAGATGACCCGCAGATTGCGCTTTGTGTGTATGTAGAGCACAGTAAATGGGGAGCAAGTTATGCTGCGCCAATTGCCAGTTTACTGATTGAAAAATACCTGAACGATAGCATAGCCAATAACCGACTTATATACGAAAAACAAATGATGGAGGCTGTTTTAACAGATCCGCACAACCCGTTATTAGCAGATTAA
- the mreD gene encoding rod shape-determining protein MreD has translation MFVVLVITQVLFLNQVQVSGFVNPYIYILFIMLLPVNAPRYVLLLGGFFIGLSIDIFSNTLGVHAFASVFIAFLRPLIIRSITNREEDMADYPGLAQNGLGWFLYYTAIMVFLHHVALFFIEVFTFADILGTLYRIVLSSLFSIFVIVLSQFIVFRD, from the coding sequence ATGTTTGTGGTGCTTGTGATTACGCAGGTACTGTTTTTAAACCAGGTGCAGGTCAGTGGGTTCGTAAATCCATATATCTACATCCTGTTTATTATGCTGCTTCCGGTAAATGCACCGCGTTATGTACTTCTTTTAGGCGGATTTTTTATCGGCCTAAGTATCGATATATTTTCCAATACATTAGGTGTTCATGCTTTTGCTTCGGTGTTTATTGCTTTTCTGCGTCCACTTATCATCAGGTCAATTACCAACCGCGAAGAGGACATGGCAGATTACCCCGGTTTGGCGCAAAACGGCTTGGGCTGGTTTCTGTATTACACGGCAATAATGGTGTTCCTGCATCATGTGGCTCTATTCTTTATCGAAGTGTTTACTTTTGCTGATATTTTAGGAACCTTATATCGTATTGTTTTAAGTTCGTTGTTTTCAATTTTTGTTATAGTTTTAAGCCAGTTTATTGTATTTCGCGATTAA
- the mreC gene encoding rod shape-determining protein MreC, whose translation MRSLLRFLVRNFAFLLFLLLEAVSLVLVFNYNSFQRSRFLNSANFISASFYNTTSSVFQYFELARVNEELANENAYLRSMLDGGKLEEISNHDSIVTTYELPDSNFVFRAARIINNSANKQQNYITLDKGLEDGIKADQGILSPEGVVGVVTSVSNSYASGLSLLNPRWSISAKLKKSGYYGSLHWDGQNYRQANLQEIPIHVNLATGDTVVTSGYSSIFPEGLLIGTILSFDKPQGENYYNIKVKLAVDFKSIRYVHVIENVKKEELKVLEDKVINGAGTN comes from the coding sequence ATGCGCAGTCTCCTTCGATTCCTGGTAAGAAATTTTGCGTTTCTACTGTTTCTTCTTTTAGAAGCGGTTTCGTTGGTGCTGGTGTTTAACTACAATAGTTTTCAGCGGTCGCGTTTTCTGAATTCGGCCAATTTTATTTCGGCAAGTTTTTACAATACTACAAGTTCGGTATTTCAGTATTTCGAACTGGCGCGTGTTAATGAAGAGCTGGCAAACGAAAATGCCTACCTCCGGTCGATGTTGGACGGTGGTAAATTGGAAGAAATATCAAATCACGATTCGATAGTAACTACGTACGAATTGCCCGATTCAAATTTTGTATTCAGGGCCGCGCGTATTATTAACAATTCGGCTAATAAACAGCAAAATTACATTACACTAGATAAAGGGCTCGAAGACGGAATAAAAGCCGATCAGGGGATTCTGTCGCCCGAAGGAGTGGTTGGAGTGGTTACCAGTGTTTCCAACTCGTATGCATCGGGTTTGTCGTTGCTTAATCCACGATGGAGCATTTCTGCCAAACTAAAAAAATCGGGCTATTATGGTTCGTTGCATTGGGATGGTCAGAATTACAGGCAGGCCAACTTGCAGGAAATTCCAATTCACGTAAATCTGGCAACTGGCGATACGGTGGTTACAAGTGGTTATTCATCAATTTTCCCTGAAGGATTACTGATTGGTACCATTTTATCGTTTGATAAACCGCAAGGAGAAAATTACTACAATATAAAAGTGAAACTGGCTGTCGATTTTAAATCGATCCGGTATGTGCATGTCATCGAGAATGTAAAGAAAGAGGAGTTAAAAGTACTGGAGGATAAAGTAATTAATGGGGCGGGAACTAATTAA